The Corylus avellana chromosome ca8, CavTom2PMs-1.0 genome has a segment encoding these proteins:
- the LOC132189435 gene encoding protein FAR-RED IMPAIRED RESPONSE 1-like, protein MEESQHEAAAPLPTMAFSPIDSENECEDENLRTHFPVGDDLPPQIVIENGENETVSDEDDNNGKGKGKFEWKLVSEDENVEQNQRGMTFSSMEDLRSYYRRFGRKKGFGVVIKKVTRDKITGESTRVTLACGRQGKPQPKTSQPNPTVKTDCKAKLNAKFVEGQWYVTSVVIDHNHDLSPKTGRYFKCNRNLNSNVRRKIIINDMSGIKLSQSYNALAVEAGGYENLPFIEKDCRNFINKERRIRLGQGGAKALLDYLNRMQAADSGFYFRVDVDDDSRLKNVFWVDARSRALYESFGDVVTFDTTYLTNKYGMPFAPFVGVNHHGQSILFGAALISSEDTENFVWLFENWLNCMNGQAPIAIITDQDRAMKNAIARVFPGTRHRYCLWHILKKIPDKFKSYSNYVAIKSAIHKCVYESQTCGDFEVGRKSLLDSYDLNDHDWLHQLYNDRTFWVPAYLKGVFWAGMRTTQRSESMNAFFDGYLHPSTTLKQFVDQYDLALRKKVENETHADFKSFTTKVKVQNAVVEDAYVKLVTYVVYFNGAEDEFEVKCTCDSFESRGIVCRHVFSVLCAHNITSLPPKYYLDRWRKDVKRRYTLIKSSFDALSANPEVERYDTLCKRMLTLAEVAARNVDDYTKVNKHIDMLMKELRGSSPPSLALPDVSLACNEFIDDVELAVDGNEVHSPNVAKKRGRLPHKRKMSAVEKSTVKNSNPNQRKRKKKTSHGDDVPHSDVFETQESATTEDMWPLALLER, encoded by the exons ATGGAGGAGTCCCAGCACGAAGCAGCAGCACCGCTACCCACCATGGCCTTTTCCCCT ATTGACTCGGAAAATGAATGCGAGGATGAAAATTTACGTACACATTTTCCCGTTGGTGATGATCTGCCCCCTCAAATTGTCATTGAAAATG GTGAAAATGAAACTGTAAGTGATGAGGACGATAATAATGGCAAGGGCAAGGGCAAGTTTGAGTGGAAGCTCGTAAGTGAAGACGAAAATGTTGAGCAAAATCAGCGAGGTATGACATTTAGCTCTATGGAAGATCTTCGCTCATATTATAGGCGGTTTGGTCGGAAAAAAGGTTTTGGAGTGGTAATCAAAAAAGTCACTAGAGACAAAATCACTGGGGAAAGCACACGTGTCACCCTTGCATGTGGGCGTCAAGGCAAGCCACAACCCAAAACAAGCCAGCCAAATCCCACAGTAAAAACGGACTGCAAGGCGAAGTTGAATGCAAAGTTTGTTGAAGGACAGTGGTATGTGACTAGTGTAGTTATTGACCACAATCATGATTTAAGCCCAAAGACGGGAAGATATTTTAAATGCAATAGGAATTTGAATTCTAACGTGAGAAGAAAGATTATAATAAATGATATGTCTGGGATTAAACTGAGTCAGAGTTATAATGCTCTTGCTGTTGAAGCTGGGGGGTATGAGAATCTTCCTTTTATAGAAAAAGATTGCAGAAACTTCATTAACAAGGAAAGGCGCATTCGGCTTGGCCAAGGAGGTGCTAAAGCACTTCTAGACTATTTGAATAGGATGCAAGCAGCCGATAGTGGTTTCTACTTTAGAgttgatgttgatgatgattctagattgaaaaatgtattttgggTTGACGCAAGAAGTAGGGCATTGTATGAAAGTTTTGGGGATGTTGTGACATTTGACACGACATACTTAACTAACAAATATGGTATGCCATTTGCTCCATTCGTGGGAGTGAACCACCATGGTCAGTCAATCCTTTTTGGAGCAGCATTAATATCTAGTGAGGATACAGAAAATTTTGTATGGTTGTTTGAGAATTGGTTAAATTGCATGAATGGCCAAGCGCCCATCGCAATTATAACAGATCAAGATCGGGCTATGAAAAATGCAATTGCAAGAGTTTTCCCAGGAACCCGACACCGATATTGTCTATggcacattttgaaaaaaattcctgaCAAATTTAAATCATATTCAAATTATGTTGCCATTAAGAGTGCCATACATAAATGTGTTTATGAGTCTCAAACATGTGGTGACTTTGAGGTAGGAAGGAAAAGTCTACTAGATAGTTATGACCTTAATGATCATGATTGGTTGCACCAGTTATATAATGACCGGACTTTTTGGGTACCGGCATATCTAAAAGGTGTGTTTTGGGCTGGTATGAGGACTACACAGCGGAGTGAAAGTATGAATGCCTTTTTTGATGGCTATCTGCATCCGTCTACCACTTTGAAGCAATTTGTTGATCAATATGATCTTGCTTTGCGGAAGAAGGTTGAGAATGAGACTCATGCAGATTTTAAGTCTTTTACTACTAAG GTAAAAGTTCAAAATGCAGTAGTTGAAGATGCTTATGTGAAATTAGTAACATATGTTGTCTATTTCAATGGAGCTGAAGAtgaatttgaagtaaaatgcACATGTGACTCATTTGAATCAAGAGGCATCGTATGCAGACATGTCTTTTCTGTATTGTGTGCACATAACATTACATCTTTGCCACCCAAATATTATCTTGATCGTTGGAGGAAGGATGTGAAGCGAAGATATACTTTAattaaaagtagttttgatGCGTTGAGTGCCAACCCCGAAGTAGAAAGATATGACACCTTGTGCAAACGTATGCTTACATTAGCAGAGGTCGCTGCAAGAAACGTGGATGATTACACAAAAGTCAATAAGCATATTGATATGTTAATGAAGGAATTACGTGGTTCAAGTCCACCTTCGCTTGCACTTCCAGACGTATCTTTAGCATGTAATGAATTCATTGATGATGTTGAGTTGGCGGTAGATGGTAATGAAGTTCATAGTCCCAATGTAGCTAAAAAAAGAGGAAGGTTACCGCATAAAAGGAAGATGTCTGCGGTGGAAAAATCTACAGTGAAAAACAGTAATCCCAATCAAAGGAAACGAAAGAAGAAG ACTTCCCATGGAGATGATGTTCCACACAGTGATGTTTTTGAAACTCAAGAGAGTGCAACTACTGAg GATATGTGGCCACTTGCGCTATTGGAACGGTGA